The uncultured Sphaerochaeta sp. genome includes the window AGTAGTGCCAAATTCCATTTAATCTTGTCAGTGTGAATGCTCCTTCCATTTTTCCTTTCTCCATAAACTGAGTAGACTCATTCATAAGTTCCAAAGAAAGGATAAAAAAGAAAAATCCTTTCCTGCTTTTTCTTAAGCAGAAAAGGATTAGTAAGTGCGGTAGACTGGACTTGAACCAGCACAAGATTTCTCCCACTAGCACCTCAAGCTAATCTGCTTCTGTTTAAGCTTGTATCTGTCTGTATCATATTGTATCGTAACTTCGCTACGTGCAACATGTTACTGTATCCTAGTGTATCACACTGTATCAGTTTGTATCAACCAAATTGAGTAGAAATTTGAGTAGAGTAAAATTCGATTTTGTAGTTTTAGTTTATGTCTTTATCACCAGTTGACGATGCCTCCTGTTTTTTATTACTTCCATCTTGGGGGTATGGGAACTCAAGGACTATCCCTCCAGTTTGCTTAAGTTCCCATTTGTATCATAAAAGCCAATTCCCCATGAGGTGAGCATTGTCCCGATTGTTCTTAACTGCAAGGCATTGCATTGGACAATTCTCCAGACCAATTCCTTTAGTGTCCGATTTGAAGAGAGAATCTCGAACAGCGAGTCAGGACTATATGCTGGTTCACGTTCAACTACAGGAGAGTGATTACTATTCCCACTGATCAATTCCTCAATCGTGATGCCTAACCCCTTCGACAATTTGTAAGTTGTAAGGACATTGGGGAATCCTCCGCGCATCTTCGAGGAAATTATTGATTCGTAATTGATGTTCTGTTCTGTACAGACATCTTTCAATGTTGCAGATCTTCTCAATACTGCAAGCTCCACCCTATGCCAAAATCCCACCGCTTCTTTCTTTGTTTTCATATCTCCATTCTACACTGAACCTTATATTTGTCTACCCAAGAAGTACCATAAAAATGGAATTTTTTATTGACAACCTTATAAATATCGGGTAGGTTAGTGGCATGAATCAGTCAAAACCCGATAAAACTAAGGTTGGGCACATAATTGTCAGCCGATTCTCTTCAGCAGAGAAAGAGGCAATCAGAAAGGCTGTAACCAAAGCCCAAGTACGTAGACCAGTATTTTACCACGATGCAATCGTGGTGTTCGCAACGCTTCTAAACAAGGAGGAGAAAACATGATCCTTCTAACCCCAAAGCAAACTGCCGAATACTTGCAGCTCTCCGAGATCCAGGTGCGACGTCTCCTTGCCGCCAATAAGATCCCCCACTTCAAGATCGGTAGGGTGAATCGGGTAAACCAGGAGGAGCTTGATGCATGGTTGATGAAACGAGCACGGCAAGAAGCCGTTGGATCTTTTAAACAGAAAAGGTAATACCACCACCACTCCTGCCGATGAGTCGATCGGCATCAAAGGGCGAGGTTGTCTTTGACCTTCATTGACCGCGTGGCTCACGGGAGACCCGATAGAAGCTGTTGGGTGAAAGGGAATGGCTTCCCCGTGGTTCGATTCCACGGCACCCAATACCTGCCCCGTATGGGGAGGACACCCAAAGACAGCCGGAAAGACGGCAGAAAATTAATTCACAATCTGTTTCTGGAATCTTCTCGATGGACGTTGTCTGTCGAGAAGGCTTGGGACTATCCGGTACGGGACCCGGTAACGGATTACATATGAGGGAGAGAAGGTCTGGACAGACCAACCGTTCGCCCTGTGGGTTCGAGTCCCACAAGTCCCAATAATCGCATCCTGCCTTTTCGGAGGAGGAAGGGTATTGCCCACCATAGAAGGGCTCGGGACCGTGGCGCAGGAACGCTGGGGATGCACGGTAGACAAGGATTAACGGAGGTGACCGGTTGAGCCCGCTAGCAACTGTCGTATCCGTCACTGATGCAGGGTTCGAATCCCTGCCGGTCCCAACCAAATTTTTAGGAGGCATCAAGAATGCAAGACAAAAGTGACGTGATGATGCAGGAGCTCTTCGGGACGATTGCATCAAAGGCTGTCGAAATCTATCAGCAGTCGACACGGGAGAAGCTGGAGAATGAAGACGACTCCAGAATGGAAATCGAACTTCTCATGCAACAGGTTGAGGACAAGGATGAGGAAATCTCATCTCTGAACAGGAAAATCTCAGAGTTGCAGGGAGTGATTGAAAGGCATGAGAGTGAGACCGATGGCCTGAAGTCGGAAATCAAGGAGCTCCGAATCTTGAGGGACCAATATCGTGGATGGTGGCTGGAGGAAGTAACGGAAAAAAACACAAGGCCGGACGCGGCAACGTCCGACCAGGAGGCATCCAAATGACTATTGAAAAAACCAAATCAATCAAGGCCGAGGACAACCTCGTGATCATTGTATATGGGAAGGGTGGTGTCGGCAAGACCACCTTTGCCGCTTCATCACCGAGACCTCTCATCCTCGATTTCGAGAATGGGACGAAGTATCTGGGTACCCGTGGATTCGATGTTGATGTAATCAGGATGAAGAACTGGCTTACCGGGAAGGACAAAACCGACTTGGTACAGATCATCGCAGACCATGAGACCATAGTCATCGACCCACTTGGGGAGGCAATGGAAAAGCTCATTGATTCCCCTGAGATAAAGGGGGTGAAATACCGTACTGGTGATGGAGGCCTCACTATGGCCGGTTGGGGAGAGGTGAAGAAGCAAATGCGCTCCTTCATCAAGTCCCTCCGTGATACCGGGAAGAATGTGATCATCGTAAGCCACGTGAGTGAGATACAGACAGAGCAGGGCCTTGAGCACAGGATACAGGTTGCTACCAAGCTGTCCGATGAGATTCCCAACATGGTTGATGTCATTGCATACATGGGGGTCATTCGGAACGACAACGAGATCAAGCGGGTACTGTACATCCCCCAGCAGGGTGGTGGCTTTGATTCCAAGGACAGGACAGGCAGGTTCCCCCAGACAATCCACATCGGGGAACAGACTGGATGGTCCGATTTCATCTCTTCCATGAAGGAGGTGAAGTGATGGCATACGAACTCAATGGGGTGGAGTACCCCAGCGTAACGACAATCACAGGGATTCTCGACAAGCCTGCCTTGTTGGGATGGGCAAGCAATTGTGCCGTGGACTTCATCAAGGAACGGCTGGATGACATCAAGGACCCCACGGATGTCCACAAGGGTGAAGATATCCTTGAGCAAGCAAGAAAGGCTTACACAATCAAGCGGGATTCAGCTGCTGATGCAGGGACCCAGTGCCACCATGCCATACAGATGTACATCGAGGGTCATGACCCATATCCATCGCTCAAATGCAAGGAGGCGAGAAACGGTTTTGAGGCTTTCCTTGCATGGGAGAAGATGAACCATGTGGAATGGCTCCAGAGCGAGGTGGCCGTATTCTCTGAGGCACACGGGTATGCGGGCAGATTCGATGCCATAGCGATGGTAAATGGCCATCGATACCTGATTGACTTCAAGACATCCAAGGGCGTCTGGGATGAGCATAGATACCAGATCTGTGCCTACCGACAGGCATACAACGAGATGCTTGAGGAAGGGCAGGAGCCTATCGAGCATCTTGCAGTCCTGCATCTGGACAAGATCTCCGGAGAACCATCTTTCATCCCTGTAATGAAGAATATTGAGCGGTATACGAACCTGTTCAACACCCTCTGCATGGTTTATTACCTGCTGAAGGATAGACGCCTCAAGAACAATCCATTTGTGGCCTTGGCAAAAGGTGAGCCAACAAAAATGGAGGTACCGTTTTGAAGGTTGAATGGACAGCGGACAGATCCACCTTGGCGCTTCTGGTGCCAAGGAGGTTCAGGGAGGCCATCCACAAGATTTATGACATTGCTGACCGAAGGGACAATGGCTACATCAACATCACAATCAGCAATGTCCATAAGCCACGGTCCACTGGGTGGAAATCCCAGAACCATGCCATCAACGGGTACATCCAATTGATTGCCACCGAGACCGGGGAAGATTTCGGGGTCATCAAGATGTATTGCAAACGACGTGCACTGGCCAGGGGGTACCCGCTCATGGAAAGGGAAGGGAAGCTGGTGTATTCGAAGGTAACCGGTGAAGTGCTTCCAGAAAGTGAGGCCAACCTCTCCACCGTGGAAGCAGGATACCTCATCGACGAGATCCAGCAACTTGCAAGTGAGTTGGGAATCAATCTGGGGGATGGACATGCATAATCTGATTGCCATCGACCCGGGTCCAAGGATGAGCGGGGTGTGTGTCATCGACTCTGATTCATACATACCAATCATTGCCAGGAAAATTGAGAATCCCTCTGTCTATGAGACCGTAGCCCCTTTAGCTGGGGGAAGCAATGTAGTCATTGAGATGGTTGCCCACTATGGGACCGGGATGCCAGCTGGCAGGGATGTCTTCGATACCTGTGTTTGGATAGGGCGTTTTTACGAGATCTTTGCCGGTAGGGGGTCCACTGTGACCACGCTCCCGAGAAAGACAGTGAAGATGCATTTATGCGGAAGCATGAGAGCAAAGGATTCAAACATACGTCAATCTCTCGTAGATCGTTTTGCTCCGGGTGAAAGGAACTATGGGAAGGGAACAAAGGCGAAACCAGGATTCTTCTATGGGTTCGCCGCAGATGCGTGGCAGGCCTATGCGTTGGGTGTCACGTATCTGGATATAAGGAGAGACAAGGATGAATGATCTTAACAATGTTGTCCTTACCGGTCGCGTGACCCGCGACGTGGAACTGAAATATACGACAAGCGGCACAGCAGTTGCCAATTTTTCCATTGCAGTCAATGAGGGAGTGAAACAACCAAACGGGCAATGGGAAGACAAAGGGAACTTCTTCGATGTAAGCCTCTGGGGAAAGTCGGCAGAAACACTTACGAGGTTCCTCACAAAGGGAAAGAGAATCACTGTACAAGGCAGGCTCCGCCAACAGACATGGCAGGACCAAGAGGGGCGGAGCAGGAGCAAGGTGATTGTCAATGCACAATTTGTGCAATTGCTCTCACCGATAGAAGGGAGAGAGTCTCAAGGATCTGACAGGAGACCCCCTAATGAGGATCCCCCCAGAAGGCGACATACATCTCCCCCGAAGGGAGGCCCCCAATCGGCGGCCGCGATGTATGCCTCGTCGATAGATCCGGAAGAGGATGCAGGGATGATGGGTCCGGAATTCTTCGGTGGTGACATACCGTTCTAAAGGGGGGGAAGGAATGAATTATCGAAACAAGGCAATCTCAGCATTCTGCAAGCTCCGTAGGCTCCAGGAGGCAGATTACAACGGTATGGTCAGATGCGTAACGTGTGGTCGTCCTGTGAAGTGGAACGAGTGTGACGGGGGACATTTCATCGACCGCCGTCATAGGGGAACAGAGCTCGAGCCGGACAATGTATGGCCACAATGTGTCGTCTGCAATCGATTTCTCTCCGGGGATAAGGAAATGTACCGGGAAGTGCTGGATAACCGTCTTGGCAAGGAGCGTGTTGAACAGTTGGAAGCAATGGCAGAAGGAGATCATATCCACAAGGATTATGAATCCCTCTACAAGAGCTTTTTGTCACAGATCAGGCGGATACGGAAGTTGAAGGGGCTGTAGACATGTCAAGAAAACATATGCGATATCTATCCATTTTCAGTGGGATTGAAGCCGCTACTGTGGCATGGGAACCACTCGGATGGGAACCTGTGGCGTTTGCAGAAGTTGATGAGTTCCCGAAGGCAGTTCTTGCCCATCACTATCCGAACATTCCTGATTTAGGGGATGTGACCAAAATCACCGAGGAACAGATAAAGGCCCTTGGTCCGATAGATCTTGTGGTAGGGGGGTCCCCCTGCCAAGACCTTTCCATTGCAGGGAAGCGAACCGGTTTGAGGGACAAGGATGGGTCGGTTACCCGAAGCGGGTTATTCGACGAACAGATAAGGATATTTGAGACAGCAAGGAAGAATAATGGATGCAGATACTTACTCTGGGAGAATGTCCCAGGAGCCTTCAGTTCAAACAAAGGGCGTGACTTTGCCTATGTTATTGACTCTATGGTCGGCGGGGATATTCAGGTCCCCGAAGGGGGATGGAAGAACAGTGGAATCGGCATTTCGCTTGATGGGAGCAGATGTGTCGAATGGCGCGTGTTGGACGCACAATACTTCGGAGTGCCCCAAAGACGCAGAAGAATCTTCGCTCTCCTCGATACTGGAGCATGGTGGAGTAGAGAACCGATTCTATTTGAGCGAGAAAGCCTGCAGGGGAATCCTCCGACGGGCACGTGGACGGAAGAGGAAGCTGCCCCCGGAGCTGGAAGGAGCACTGATTGCGAAATTATCATCTACGAAAACCATGCAAATGACAGCCGGGTTACCAGATGTGAAGATGGTATAGCCCCTACCTTGAGCAGTCGCATGGGGACCGGGGGAGGGAATGTCCCACTGGTGATGGCTTCCGGACAGGCAAATGCCGAGATCCTCAAGGACCAATGCCCCACACTCAATTGCACAGATGAACAGCCAATTTATTGCGGGGTGGAACCATGAACATAGTAAGGAGGCTAACCCCAAAGGAGTGTGAGAGGCTCCAAGGCTTCCCAGATGGCTACACAAACATCGCATGGAGAGGCAAGGATACATCACCCGACGGAAGACGATACAAGGCTCTTGGGAACAGCATGGCTGTACCTGTGATGCGATGGATAGGAAGGCGTATACAGGATTCCTCTCTTGTTGAGAGAAACGAGCAGGACATAGAGAGAGTGCTGTATGTGTCTCCTGGGGACGAGGAACAGATTTCTCTGTTTTAAGGGTATGTCAATTATGGATAAGAGAGAAAAAATGACCATAAAACAAGCAGTTATCAATGTGTGCAATGCAATGTATCCGGGAGAAAAGATACTTGGATACGAATTATACGAGAGGGTTCTCGCTGAGTTGTGGCGCTCGGGGAACTTCAACAGACCGTTGAGTGATACCGTGTTGAGACGATTCAGGGAGGTACGGGACCTGTGTGGGATGGAGAGCCACCCATCAATCAGCGAGTACACAAAAAAAATCCAGTCGGAGGAACAAGATGGCAAAAAGACGTATGTTCAGTATGGACATCATTGATACGGATATGTTCTTGGAAATGCCCTCTACCACACAGCTCCTGTATTTCCATCTGTCAATGCGCGCTGATGATGATGGGTTTGTCTCATCACCGAAACGCATCATCAGATTGATCGGTGCATCGGATGATGACCTGAGGATCTTATTCTCAAAACAATTCGTGATTCCCTTCGATTCAGGGGTCTGTGTGATCAAACATTGGAAGATCCACAACTACATCCAGAAGGACCGATACCATGAAACAATCTACAGGAAAGAAAAGCTTATGCTGGAAGAAGATATGAACGGTGCTTACAAAATGGATACAGAATGTATACACGATGTGTCCAAAATGGATACCCAGGTTAGGTTAGGTAAGGTTAGTTTAGGTAAGAGTAAGAGTAATATTTCTGCCCAAACCGAAGAATCGGTTTCGGCTGTATTCTCACTTCCCTCTCTCGGGGGAAAAGAGTTCCCGATCACAGAGGAACTGTTCCAGACATTCAAGGACGCGTACCCTGCTGTGGATGTCATGGCTGAATTGAGCAAGATGAAGGCTTGGCTACTCTCCAACAAGAAAAACCTCAAGAAGGATGTGACACGGTTTGCAAACAACTGGCTTTCACGAGCACAGGACAAAGCAGAGCGGCCCAGTTTCGGGCAAGGGGGGAAGCCTTCCCAGCGAACACTGGGTAATGAAGACCGGTGGGATATGCCCAGACCCTTGCAAAAGGAGCTTTGAGAATATGGACATTGAATACACAAAAAAAATGATGCAGGGGAAGGGGCTCAGGATTGTTGAAACCCTTCACTTGGAATGTCCCAAGCACGGGCCATACGAGAACAACCGCATATTGCGCTATTACGATGATGGCACCAGCGAGGAATTGCCCCTTTCCGGTTGTCCGGTATGCAGGGAAGAGGCTGCACGGCAGGAATTGGCAGAGAGTTATGAGAACATCCTGCTCGAAGGGAAGTTGGCCTCATCACGGATCCCTGCGAAGTTCCAGAACTGTATGGTCCGCAATTTCCAGGTCGAGGATGCAGAGAGTGCATTCTCCCAATCCAAGATGGAGGCACGGAACATGGCTATTGCATTCATCCGGGATGAGGTGAGGTCCTTGGTCCTGCTTGGTGGGACAGGGCGAGGCAAGAGCCATCTCATGGCCAGCATGCTCAAGGGTTGCATCTCGACAGGCAGGGACGCTCTCTATGTCGTGGAACGCAAGATCTATCGTGACATACACGAATCATATCTGGGGCGAAAGGACCTGATGACCGAGGGACAGGTGATCGACCTGTATTCAAAGGTTGATGTGCTCGGAATCGATGAATTGGGGAGGTCCTCATGGACCGAGCATGAGGCGCAGATACTCTACGAGATCATAGACAACCGTGATGTCTACAACCGAAAGACGGTCATGGCTGGCAATCTCATGCCTGATGAGTTCAGGCAGAAGTTCGATGATTCATTCAGGAGAAAACTGGGTGCAACCACGATTGTGTGCACCTGGCCGAGATGGGAGGAAAGGTAAATGAACAAGAATGAATTGGTGAGGAAATTCGAAGCCGAAATAGGCTGCTCGCTAGAACGAGCAAGAAAAACCGGCAAGGTAGCGTTGCTCAAGGCTGATTATATCAAGTGGCTTGAAGCACAGATCCCCACAGGAGACAAAATTGCGGTTTCCGCAGAATATCTTCGAGGTCTTGAAGAGAAGGCCGCCGCCTACGACAGGCTGATGAGTGGGTATATGACGTTTAGAGAGATGGAGGCGATGATTTCACGTATCCTCGAAAGCGAGGGTGAGTGTGACCGATCGTGAACGTCAGAGAGGAGGCATTGCATGAGGATACGGATCAGCAGGGGAGATGCGGTGATGGCCGAAGTAAACAGCCAAGCCGCTGTAGCTTCCTATCTTGGGTGGTCGAAAAAGCGGGTGGCGAAATGCCTGAAAACGGGAGACCCATATGACGGGGTGACCGTGGAAGCCGTAGGGAACGATCGGAGAGGGTATGCAGTTGTTGCCTACACCCCAACATCATCGGAGCGGTACAACTCCAAGAGCGAATGTGCACGGGTGTATGGGATTTCCCGGTCAAAGCTGGAGCATCTCATCAGTACCGGGGGGACTGCAGAGGATGGGGTGACCACCTTCGATGAGCCGATATATTAACTGCTCTGGATTGCAACACAAGGCACGGAAAATATGGGAGGATTTGGTATGATCTGGGATAAACGAGATGATGAGTCCAGCAAGGCTTATGAGTGGTTCTGTCGGTACCGTGACATGGGACCAGGCAGATCGCATGAAAAGCTAAATCAGAAGTATGCAGGAAGTAGATCAAATAAATCACTAACCCTGAGATGGTCGAGCAAGTATGCGTGGGTCGAAAGGGCTGAGGCGTATGATGTGTATCTGGAGGGGAAGAAACGGGAATCGAATGAGGAGCGTACCATCAAGGCAGCTGAGGAGCAGATAGACCTCTCGGACAGGGTAATGGAGATTCTGCTCCGCAAGCTTCCCCAGATGGAGTATGGGGAGATCAAACCTACCGAATGGAAAAACCTCGCAGAGTTCGCCGTGAAGACCAAGAGGGATGCCTTGGGGATCGCCGACAAGCACGAGGTATCCGGGGAGATCCATGTAGACCATGAGATCG containing:
- a CDS encoding ATP-binding protein; the protein is MTIEKTKSIKAEDNLVIIVYGKGGVGKTTFAASSPRPLILDFENGTKYLGTRGFDVDVIRMKNWLTGKDKTDLVQIIADHETIVIDPLGEAMEKLIDSPEIKGVKYRTGDGGLTMAGWGEVKKQMRSFIKSLRDTGKNVIIVSHVSEIQTEQGLEHRIQVATKLSDEIPNMVDVIAYMGVIRNDNEIKRVLYIPQQGGGFDSKDRTGRFPQTIHIGEQTGWSDFISSMKEVK
- a CDS encoding DNA cytosine methyltransferase, which codes for MNIVRRLTPKECERLQGFPDGYTNIAWRGKDTSPDGRRYKALGNSMAVPVMRWIGRRIQDSSLVERNEQDIERVLYVSPGDEEQISLF
- a CDS encoding recombination protein NinG, which produces MNYRNKAISAFCKLRRLQEADYNGMVRCVTCGRPVKWNECDGGHFIDRRHRGTELEPDNVWPQCVVCNRFLSGDKEMYREVLDNRLGKERVEQLEAMAEGDHIHKDYESLYKSFLSQIRRIRKLKGL
- the ssb gene encoding single-stranded DNA-binding protein, whose product is MNDLNNVVLTGRVTRDVELKYTTSGTAVANFSIAVNEGVKQPNGQWEDKGNFFDVSLWGKSAETLTRFLTKGKRITVQGRLRQQTWQDQEGRSRSKVIVNAQFVQLLSPIEGRESQGSDRRPPNEDPPRRRHTSPPKGGPQSAAAMYASSIDPEEDAGMMGPEFFGGDIPF
- a CDS encoding DNA cytosine methyltransferase, whose translation is MSRKHMRYLSIFSGIEAATVAWEPLGWEPVAFAEVDEFPKAVLAHHYPNIPDLGDVTKITEEQIKALGPIDLVVGGSPCQDLSIAGKRTGLRDKDGSVTRSGLFDEQIRIFETARKNNGCRYLLWENVPGAFSSNKGRDFAYVIDSMVGGDIQVPEGGWKNSGIGISLDGSRCVEWRVLDAQYFGVPQRRRRIFALLDTGAWWSREPILFERESLQGNPPTGTWTEEEAAPGAGRSTDCEIIIYENHANDSRVTRCEDGIAPTLSSRMGTGGGNVPLVMASGQANAEILKDQCPTLNCTDEQPIYCGVEP
- a CDS encoding helix-turn-helix domain-containing protein yields the protein MILLTPKQTAEYLQLSEIQVRRLLAANKIPHFKIGRVNRVNQEELDAWLMKRARQEAVGSFKQKR
- a CDS encoding ATP-binding protein, which gives rise to MDIEYTKKMMQGKGLRIVETLHLECPKHGPYENNRILRYYDDGTSEELPLSGCPVCREEAARQELAESYENILLEGKLASSRIPAKFQNCMVRNFQVEDAESAFSQSKMEARNMAIAFIRDEVRSLVLLGGTGRGKSHLMASMLKGCISTGRDALYVVERKIYRDIHESYLGRKDLMTEGQVIDLYSKVDVLGIDELGRSSWTEHEAQILYEIIDNRDVYNRKTVMAGNLMPDEFRQKFDDSFRRKLGATTIVCTWPRWEER